One genomic region from Jiangella sp. DSM 45060 encodes:
- a CDS encoding PPA1309 family protein: protein MSTTDEQPSALYRAIEEIEQHVRDDGWDQPARLYALAPTADLLSREPALAASIGIEPDGPADSLTPIEQDVAGRPIEDLLVEITWPDTVSGCALVLERIVLPPGAEDQMPDDDGLAARWAQQHPDRSDVRVVVGVLRDGRRASVLRIRGHEADDELVRGAELSPELGNALAETFD, encoded by the coding sequence ATGAGCACGACGGACGAGCAGCCGAGCGCCCTGTACCGCGCGATCGAGGAGATCGAACAGCACGTCCGCGACGACGGCTGGGACCAGCCGGCCCGGCTGTACGCGCTGGCCCCGACGGCTGACCTCCTGTCCCGCGAGCCGGCACTCGCCGCGAGCATCGGCATCGAGCCCGACGGGCCCGCCGACTCCCTCACGCCCATCGAGCAGGACGTCGCCGGGCGGCCGATCGAGGACCTGCTCGTCGAGATCACCTGGCCCGACACCGTCTCCGGCTGCGCGCTGGTGCTCGAGCGCATCGTGCTGCCGCCCGGCGCCGAGGACCAGATGCCCGACGACGACGGCCTGGCCGCCCGGTGGGCGCAGCAGCACCCCGACCGCTCCGACGTCCGCGTCGTCGTCGGCGTCCTCCGCGACGGCCGGCGGGCGTCGGTGCTGCGGATCCGCGGCCACGAAGCCGACGACGAGTTGGTGCGCGGCGCGGAGCTGTCGCCCGAGCTGGGCAACGCACTGGCCGAGACGTTCGACTGA
- a CDS encoding PDZ domain-containing protein, which yields MTRRSATLAVAGALIVALVAVASMLHLPYVVYSPGPVEDTLGEWNGQQVIQIDGAETFPTDGVLDLTTVGVTRADADLDLLTALRAWIDPDRAVIPRELVYPEGTTAEQSRQQNAAMLANSQQNAEVAALRKLGYDVPEKVVVDAVVADAPAEGVLEPGDIVVSVDGTPVATPEDVVDAVTAHEPGEAVSFVVDRDGRQLTESITTIAAEDDGRALVGFSPTLGFDLPVDITIGIDERIGGPSAGMIFAVAIYDTLTPGELLDGVHVAGTGEISPDGEVGPIGGIQQKIAAANHDGAALFLAPASNCDEAVGGNNGDMQVVPIETLDDAVSTIESFVAGDTGDLPACPT from the coding sequence ATGACCCGCCGATCCGCGACGCTCGCCGTCGCCGGGGCCCTGATCGTCGCGCTCGTCGCGGTCGCGTCCATGCTGCACCTGCCCTACGTCGTGTACTCGCCGGGGCCGGTCGAGGACACGCTGGGGGAGTGGAACGGCCAGCAGGTCATCCAGATCGACGGCGCCGAGACGTTCCCCACCGACGGCGTGCTCGACCTCACCACCGTCGGGGTCACGCGCGCCGACGCCGACCTCGACCTGCTGACGGCGTTGCGCGCGTGGATCGACCCCGACCGCGCCGTCATCCCCCGTGAGCTGGTCTACCCCGAGGGCACCACGGCCGAGCAGTCGCGGCAGCAGAACGCCGCGATGCTCGCCAACTCGCAGCAGAACGCCGAGGTCGCCGCGCTGCGCAAGCTCGGCTACGACGTGCCCGAGAAGGTGGTCGTCGACGCCGTGGTCGCCGACGCACCCGCCGAGGGCGTGCTCGAGCCGGGCGACATCGTGGTCTCGGTCGACGGCACCCCCGTCGCCACCCCCGAGGACGTCGTCGACGCCGTCACCGCGCACGAGCCCGGCGAGGCCGTCTCGTTCGTCGTCGACCGCGACGGCCGGCAGCTCACCGAGTCGATCACCACCATCGCCGCCGAGGACGACGGCCGCGCGCTGGTCGGGTTCAGCCCGACGCTCGGGTTCGACCTGCCGGTCGACATCACCATCGGCATCGACGAGCGCATCGGCGGCCCCAGCGCCGGCATGATCTTCGCCGTCGCGATCTACGACACCCTCACCCCGGGCGAGCTCCTCGACGGCGTGCACGTCGCCGGCACCGGTGAGATCAGCCCCGACGGCGAGGTCGGCCCCATCGGCGGCATCCAGCAGAAGATCGCCGCCGCCAACCACGACGGCGCCGCGCTCTTCCTCGCCCCGGCCAGCAACTGCGACGAAGCGGTCGGCGGCAACAACGGCGACATGCAGGTCGTCCCCATCGAGACCCTCGACGACGCCGTCAGCACCATCGAGTCCTTCGTCGCCGGCGACACCGGCGACCTGCCGGCCTGCCCGACCTGA